In Vibrio bathopelagicus, one DNA window encodes the following:
- a CDS encoding formylglycine-generating enzyme family protein: MKFFNYKHLAAVSSVTMTILLSGCVSVPTHPIAKKIDQEMVLVEGGTFTMGSNSPEASKAERPARDVTVDSFYIAKFEVTQELFESVMGSSLSYFQNPQVPVNNLSWQQANYFVEQLNELTGEEYRLPTEAEWEFAAKGGNDSKGYTYSGSNDLDDVAWYSANSKNSAHPVGLKKPNELGLYDMTGNVGEFVIDAFDDTFYRFGPTDNPNNTKHSDVGLSHKSVRGGSFAYDENESESYRRDFASQSITMSDMGLRLVKDTN, encoded by the coding sequence ATGAAATTTTTCAATTACAAACATTTAGCAGCGGTTAGCAGCGTCACCATGACTATTCTTCTAAGCGGCTGTGTCAGCGTGCCTACACATCCTATCGCCAAAAAAATTGACCAAGAGATGGTGTTGGTTGAAGGCGGAACATTCACCATGGGTTCAAACAGCCCAGAAGCGAGCAAGGCAGAACGACCAGCCCGGGATGTAACTGTAGATAGTTTCTACATCGCGAAGTTTGAGGTGACTCAAGAATTGTTCGAATCGGTGATGGGTTCATCTCTCAGTTATTTCCAAAATCCACAGGTTCCGGTTAATAACCTTAGCTGGCAACAAGCGAACTATTTCGTTGAGCAATTGAATGAATTAACCGGCGAAGAATACCGCCTGCCAACGGAAGCTGAATGGGAGTTTGCTGCGAAAGGTGGCAATGACAGTAAAGGCTATACTTACAGTGGTTCCAACGACTTAGATGATGTCGCGTGGTACTCAGCAAATTCAAAAAATAGCGCACATCCTGTCGGGCTAAAAAAACCAAATGAACTAGGCTTATACGACATGACAGGAAACGTTGGTGAATTTGTCATTGATGCTTTTGATGACACCTTCTACAGATTCGGTCCAACAGACAATCCAAACAATACAAAACACAGTGACGTTGGTTTATCACACAAGTCCGTTCGTGGTGGCAGCTTTGCCTATGATGAAAATGAATCTGAAAGTTACCGTCGCGACTTCGCAAGCCAATCGATCACTATGTCAGACATGGGCCTGCGCTTAGTTAAAGATACGAACTAG
- a CDS encoding anaerobic sulfatase maturase has protein sequence MHITQGPQYNGKASKRLHVMAKPIGAACNIDCKYCYYLSKQDLLEYKKGSSPRMDDETLETYIRQYIEGQNTPEIIFSWQGGEPTMLGLAYFERVVELQKKYQPEGVLISNDLQTNGTLLNDDWGRFLAKNNFLIGLSIDGPEMLHNAYRTNRAGRGTFKQVMAAVELLHKHQVKFATLTCVNNLTSQNALEVYRFLRDVVKSPQMQFIPIVEQKTFRTVAPQTSQVSEQLKQGDKRLIPGHKDSIMESWCVSDLAWGNFLITVFDEWAKHDIGKVFVQYFEASLETWIGRPNPLCTLNEMCGKGLAMEPNGDVFSCDHYVYPEYKIGNIHHEKLDDLAYSAPQQKFGFAKSRTLTSQCQQCDYKFACHGECPKNRFIKTRAGEPGLNYLCAGWHKFFSHVDKSMAYIARAMRHPVAHGKHNDSVLMAHRAKQAQQATFETKF, from the coding sequence ATGCATATTACTCAAGGTCCGCAATATAATGGTAAAGCGTCTAAACGCTTGCATGTTATGGCGAAGCCGATTGGCGCAGCGTGTAATATCGACTGTAAATATTGTTATTACCTAAGTAAGCAAGATTTGTTGGAGTACAAGAAAGGCAGTTCTCCAAGAATGGATGACGAGACGTTAGAGACTTATATCCGACAATATATCGAAGGTCAAAATACCCCTGAAATCATCTTCTCGTGGCAGGGCGGTGAACCTACCATGCTAGGTTTGGCTTATTTCGAAAGAGTGGTTGAGCTGCAGAAAAAATATCAACCTGAAGGTGTGTTGATTTCAAATGACCTTCAGACTAATGGCACATTATTGAATGACGATTGGGGTCGATTCTTAGCAAAGAACAACTTCCTGATCGGTTTAAGTATTGATGGCCCTGAAATGCTGCACAACGCTTACCGTACAAATCGAGCTGGTCGTGGCACATTCAAACAAGTGATGGCTGCGGTTGAACTGCTACACAAACACCAAGTTAAATTCGCAACGCTCACTTGTGTGAATAACCTCACCAGTCAAAATGCACTAGAAGTGTATCGCTTCCTGCGTGATGTGGTGAAGTCTCCACAGATGCAATTTATCCCTATCGTTGAACAAAAAACCTTTAGAACCGTTGCACCGCAAACTTCTCAAGTGAGTGAGCAACTTAAGCAAGGTGACAAACGTCTTATCCCAGGCCACAAAGATTCGATCATGGAATCATGGTGCGTGTCAGATTTGGCTTGGGGTAATTTCCTGATTACTGTGTTTGATGAGTGGGCGAAGCACGACATCGGTAAAGTGTTTGTTCAGTATTTTGAAGCAAGCTTAGAAACGTGGATTGGTCGCCCAAACCCGCTTTGCACTTTGAACGAGATGTGTGGCAAAGGGCTCGCGATGGAGCCAAACGGCGACGTGTTCTCGTGTGACCACTATGTCTACCCAGAATATAAAATCGGAAATATCCACCACGAGAAGCTTGATGATCTCGCGTACAGCGCACCACAACAGAAATTTGGTTTCGCGAAATCACGCACATTGACGAGCCAATGTCAGCAGTGTGACTACAAATTCGCTTGTCATGGCGAGTGTCCTAAAAACCGCTTTATCAAAACTCGTGCTGGTGAGCCGGGTTTGAACTACCTATGTGCAGGTTGGCACAAGTTCTTTTCTCATGTAGATAAGTCGATGGCCTATATCGCTCGGGCCATGAGACATCCTGTAGCTCATGGTAAGCACAATGACTCTGTATTGATGGCGCATCGAGCAAAACAGGCGCAACAAGCCACGTTCGAGACCAAGTTTTAA
- the ggt gene encoding gamma-glutamyltransferase: MRLATLSLSLVSAVGFAAEPTPFPITPDKSGEKFMVSATNPYVSSTGYSILKQGGNAIDAMVAMQMTMSVVEPDMTGIGGGTFALFYQHDKDQFLALDGRDEAPSSATPDMFMENDKPLSRNEILGPRSVAVPGTLRLLYSTHQEYGKLPWSELIQPAIDLASKGYAMNSYTYDIVVREQTRLIEDPEIKALYWDNDEIKPTGTLMTNPKLADTLNNIAQQGDKYLYGGEFGKHIVETVNSRIDSGHAKLSIEDFEHYKVKQRDVIENDYRGNKIVSFGYPASGGVMVAQSLEMLEAYDLANMSKTDAEPWRLMTEAMRIAKADRIAYAGDPDYVEAPVSALLDKPYIDKRRQLIPEHGIAQSNPKAGKLSDTDYAQYQGFESQDTGHISIIDKDGNAIAMTSTIGTGMGSGVMVDGVILNAQMANFSTKPTINGKPSQNAIDARKRPRSAITPLMVMDKNDDLRLVVGSPGSSQIPGYVLKTVVGVLDWGLSAQDAIDLPNIQYGTKIDRTKPYDPTGLLVEKKTYAEMLVPEFIQLGYPVHVIPVVSGLNAIEVKDGKIYGATDRRRASSSMGD; the protein is encoded by the coding sequence ATGCGATTAGCTACTTTATCTTTAAGTTTGGTTTCAGCGGTCGGTTTCGCGGCTGAGCCCACCCCCTTTCCAATAACACCAGACAAAAGCGGCGAAAAATTCATGGTGAGTGCGACCAACCCATATGTCAGCAGCACCGGATATTCGATACTGAAACAAGGCGGCAATGCCATCGACGCCATGGTGGCGATGCAAATGACCATGTCGGTCGTCGAGCCCGACATGACTGGGATCGGCGGCGGAACGTTTGCTCTGTTTTATCAACATGATAAAGACCAGTTTCTCGCTCTCGATGGTCGTGATGAAGCCCCTTCTAGCGCAACACCCGACATGTTCATGGAAAACGACAAGCCGCTAAGTCGAAATGAGATTTTGGGTCCGCGTTCGGTCGCAGTACCTGGCACACTTCGACTACTCTATAGCACCCACCAAGAGTATGGGAAACTGCCTTGGTCGGAACTTATTCAACCTGCCATCGACCTTGCAAGCAAAGGTTATGCGATGAATAGCTACACGTACGACATTGTGGTTCGTGAGCAAACACGTTTGATTGAAGACCCAGAAATCAAAGCGCTCTATTGGGATAACGATGAGATCAAACCAACAGGCACTTTGATGACCAACCCAAAACTTGCCGACACTCTAAACAACATTGCTCAACAAGGTGACAAATACCTTTATGGTGGCGAATTTGGTAAGCACATCGTTGAAACGGTCAACAGCCGTATTGATTCAGGCCACGCAAAGCTTTCTATCGAAGATTTTGAGCATTACAAAGTGAAACAACGCGACGTAATTGAAAACGACTATAGAGGCAATAAGATAGTGTCATTTGGCTACCCTGCTTCTGGTGGCGTAATGGTGGCCCAAAGTCTTGAAATGCTAGAAGCCTATGATTTAGCAAACATGTCGAAAACCGATGCTGAACCTTGGCGCTTAATGACGGAAGCAATGAGAATTGCCAAAGCCGACCGTATCGCTTATGCAGGTGATCCTGATTATGTTGAAGCCCCAGTGTCTGCCCTACTCGACAAGCCTTACATTGATAAGCGACGTCAACTGATCCCAGAGCATGGCATCGCGCAGTCTAACCCGAAGGCAGGTAAGCTTTCCGATACCGACTACGCACAGTATCAAGGCTTTGAAAGTCAGGATACCGGACACATCTCCATCATCGATAAAGACGGTAATGCGATTGCAATGACCAGTACCATTGGCACAGGAATGGGTTCTGGAGTAATGGTTGATGGTGTGATTCTCAATGCGCAAATGGCCAATTTCTCTACCAAACCAACCATCAACGGTAAACCGAGTCAAAATGCTATCGACGCAAGAAAACGACCTCGCTCAGCGATAACACCGTTAATGGTGATGGACAAGAATGACGACCTACGTTTAGTGGTGGGATCACCGGGTAGCTCTCAAATTCCAGGGTATGTGTTAAAAACCGTAGTTGGCGTTCTCGACTGGGGTCTATCCGCGCAGGACGCCATTGACCTACCGAATATTCAGTACGGCACTAAGATTGATCGAACCAAACCTTATGACCCAACGGGTCTATTAGTCGAGAAGAAAACCTACGCTGAAATGCTTGTCCCTGAGTTTATTCAGCTCGGTTATCCGGTACATGTCATTCCTGTGGTCAGTGGCTTGAACGCCATTGAAGTAAAAGATGGCAAGATCTATGGAGCAACAGACAGACGCCGAGCATCAAGCTCAATGGGTGACTAG
- a CDS encoding sulfate ABC transporter permease, producing the protein MKKIITSVLCASLTSPAFAIIEITDNLSLSGFGSTSWAKSDNKNPLVINRGFTDENCYDCDTTFGVQLDYFYNSFKASVQVVKAPQFEWSDPQLEWAYLGYEFGDFDASIGRLRIPLFLASEYYYVGQAYMTARPPTEVYNAVLGITAFNGIKVSWTHDVSDEATLLLSPFYGVKDTNEVEFNSSTDLEFETNRMFGANLQLSGENYRWNLSFLDSTFDQTVSTTIPGVPTPYTTELDNQHIQLWSLGAEYEFGQAVLTSEGQISDFSSSMYASLGYRLNSFTPYVVYGAEFDSNEHLAGNSYLIGVDYDVLPNVSINGEVQYFEARKTNGAFVEDFTPTGFDDKDAVLYTIMLSFVF; encoded by the coding sequence ATGAAAAAGATAATTACGTCAGTGCTATGTGCTTCACTTACTTCTCCCGCATTCGCGATTATAGAGATAACCGACAACCTTTCGTTAAGCGGATTTGGCTCAACATCTTGGGCTAAATCAGATAACAAAAATCCATTAGTAATTAATCGTGGATTTACTGATGAAAACTGTTACGACTGTGATACCACGTTTGGTGTTCAGCTCGATTATTTCTACAACTCATTTAAAGCGTCTGTACAAGTTGTGAAAGCACCACAATTTGAATGGAGTGACCCACAACTAGAGTGGGCTTATCTCGGCTATGAATTTGGTGATTTTGATGCCAGCATCGGACGCTTAAGGATCCCTCTGTTTCTTGCCTCTGAATACTATTACGTTGGCCAAGCTTACATGACCGCTAGGCCTCCAACAGAGGTTTATAATGCCGTGCTAGGTATCACCGCGTTCAATGGCATCAAGGTCAGCTGGACCCACGACGTCAGTGATGAGGCGACTCTATTGCTCTCTCCGTTCTATGGTGTAAAAGACACAAATGAAGTCGAGTTCAACTCGAGTACAGATCTAGAATTTGAAACCAATCGAATGTTCGGTGCCAACCTACAACTAAGCGGCGAAAACTACCGTTGGAACCTATCTTTCTTAGATTCAACTTTCGATCAAACGGTTAGCACGACAATACCTGGGGTGCCTACACCATACACAACAGAACTAGATAACCAACATATCCAACTTTGGTCGCTAGGAGCCGAGTACGAATTTGGTCAAGCTGTTCTGACTAGTGAAGGGCAAATAAGTGATTTCTCATCATCGATGTACGCAAGTTTGGGCTATAGACTAAACTCTTTCACTCCTTACGTTGTTTACGGTGCAGAGTTTGATTCTAACGAGCACTTAGCCGGGAACAGTTATTTGATTGGTGTCGATTACGATGTACTACCAAACGTCTCTATCAATGGTGAAGTTCAATACTTTGAAGCACGTAAAACCAACGGCGCCTTTGTTGAAGACTTCACACCAACAGGCTTTGATGATAAAGATGCAGTGCTCTATACCATCATGCTGAGTTTTGTTTTCTAA
- a CDS encoding response regulator has translation MSTRMVWSNLSVKHKLFGLVLLPISLLLFLAGRQAYFLTTQLNDFERTSQLSLYLEGISTLYRSTLAPNPDAFVEQSTQTKLELEALSTSVFLNASGEMNQLLNDFSEATLSTMEATDSFDKLDAIEWQSDLYQQLLLAIERVPFENTKREIQQHLTALQQLEWLMFWSNEEFKLGASLIEIYQKDQEYDPELAELIATLSGRQQLFLERFVSLNANEHQVSLMVDVFRNDVFVQSQEIRTALLDVNMLSELTPKEISTGLTAMRARLALLQNLGGVIKQEFQQEVGQAISDAQMQRTLFITIVTLLATIVMALTLSLARQVTNNLGLILRFLKHDNGQRPSLEILVQGKDELSLFAQQVERLTIEREHAKERLTIAKEDAEKAKDDAIQASKAKSSFLTNMSHEIRTPLNGVIGISEILSDTPLTPTQKDYVDTIETSSQLLLSLINDILDFSKIESGMLLISPHSASIRESIYDIASIVSPKAKEQNIGVNVEISPNTPSRVMIDDHRLRQVLMNFMSNAVKFTAEGGVTLSITTLNKSESDVTIRFSVQDSGIGIDKEQQKQIFEPFAQEDDSTTRQFGGTGLGLAISTQLVELMGGKIQLDSVKGEGSCFYFELELPIDLDTPKPSPATTDIYILGNEKGISERIENDLNFFGLKVAQRSNEASLVTSQITANKHNKPVTVIFAEDDTFQASDYSNDLDTLHKNGITICLIRSFLSDPADIGQCITAQVSQPLLGLRLIKAIELCDSQGLVELCDKKQVSEVIHHKILIVEDNKINQKIAGLHVGKSGFEFEFANNGQEAVDIFSANPHYAAILMDCMMPVMDGFEATANIRRIEKETKASRRIPIIALTASVIDDDIQKCFDVGMDDYVPKPFKFEMLKEKILTAVEEEPLPPSSLTASTQSSGKQAISAHSTVTPIHAAKQSLTLPETPEEDAVPSKSERILLVEDNRVNQKVASVMLKKAGYAFEIADNGQIAVDMYQKDHSFDVILMDCMMPVKDGFTATKEIRAHEKNLGLSKTPIIALTASVIDDDIQRCFDSGMDGYVPKPVRKEKLFHQIESATC, from the coding sequence ATGTCGACACGCATGGTCTGGAGTAATCTTTCAGTAAAGCACAAACTTTTCGGATTAGTTCTTCTTCCTATCTCATTGCTGCTTTTCCTCGCAGGAAGACAAGCCTATTTTCTTACAACTCAATTGAACGATTTTGAGCGAACCAGTCAGTTGTCCTTATATTTAGAAGGAATCTCGACTCTCTATCGAAGTACCTTGGCGCCGAACCCAGACGCTTTTGTAGAGCAAAGCACTCAAACCAAGTTAGAACTAGAAGCACTCTCAACAAGTGTTTTCTTGAACGCTTCTGGTGAAATGAATCAACTGCTCAACGATTTTAGTGAAGCGACCTTGTCAACAATGGAAGCAACAGACAGTTTTGATAAACTTGACGCGATTGAGTGGCAAAGTGATCTTTACCAGCAACTGCTGCTCGCGATTGAAAGGGTTCCTTTTGAAAATACCAAGCGTGAGATACAACAACACCTAACCGCTTTACAACAGCTTGAATGGTTAATGTTTTGGTCTAATGAAGAGTTTAAGTTGGGTGCATCACTCATTGAAATCTACCAGAAAGATCAAGAGTACGATCCTGAACTGGCTGAATTAATCGCTACATTGAGCGGAAGACAACAACTCTTTTTAGAGCGCTTTGTGTCGCTAAATGCCAATGAACATCAAGTATCTCTCATGGTGGACGTATTTAGAAATGATGTATTCGTCCAAAGCCAAGAGATAAGAACTGCACTTCTTGATGTGAATATGCTCAGTGAACTAACACCGAAAGAAATCTCTACTGGTTTAACGGCTATGAGGGCAAGATTAGCCTTGTTACAGAACCTTGGTGGCGTGATAAAGCAAGAGTTTCAACAAGAAGTAGGACAAGCGATTTCGGACGCTCAAATGCAGCGAACGCTATTTATCACCATCGTCACGCTACTTGCTACTATTGTGATGGCGTTAACCCTAAGCTTAGCAAGACAAGTGACAAACAACTTAGGGCTGATTCTACGATTCTTAAAACACGATAATGGCCAGCGCCCTTCTCTTGAAATATTGGTTCAAGGGAAAGATGAGTTAAGCTTATTTGCTCAACAAGTCGAGCGGCTAACAATCGAAAGAGAGCACGCTAAAGAAAGGCTAACGATCGCAAAAGAGGACGCCGAAAAAGCGAAAGACGATGCCATACAAGCGAGTAAGGCAAAAAGTAGTTTCCTTACGAACATGTCTCATGAAATCAGAACACCTCTTAACGGTGTTATCGGTATTTCAGAAATACTTTCAGATACACCGCTGACTCCAACTCAGAAAGACTATGTCGATACTATCGAAACCTCTTCTCAGTTACTGCTGAGCTTAATCAATGACATCCTAGATTTCTCTAAAATAGAGTCCGGCATGTTACTGATTAGCCCACATTCCGCTTCCATCCGTGAATCCATATACGATATTGCCTCTATCGTATCCCCTAAAGCGAAAGAACAGAACATCGGCGTAAACGTCGAGATCAGCCCCAACACCCCATCACGGGTCATGATTGATGACCACCGATTAAGACAGGTGTTGATGAATTTCATGTCGAATGCTGTGAAGTTTACCGCTGAAGGGGGTGTAACCCTATCGATCACGACTCTCAACAAATCTGAGAGTGACGTCACTATTCGATTTTCCGTGCAAGACTCAGGGATCGGTATCGATAAAGAGCAACAAAAACAGATATTCGAACCCTTCGCCCAAGAAGATGACTCAACCACTCGCCAATTCGGTGGCACAGGCCTTGGGTTAGCAATCAGTACTCAGCTTGTGGAACTGATGGGCGGGAAAATTCAGTTGGACTCAGTGAAAGGCGAAGGTAGCTGTTTCTACTTCGAACTTGAATTGCCAATCGACTTAGATACTCCAAAACCAAGCCCAGCGACCACCGATATTTATATACTCGGTAACGAAAAAGGAATATCAGAGCGTATTGAAAATGATCTTAACTTTTTCGGCCTAAAAGTGGCGCAACGCTCAAACGAAGCTTCATTAGTTACCTCTCAGATCACAGCAAACAAACACAACAAGCCTGTCACTGTTATTTTCGCAGAAGACGATACATTCCAAGCGAGTGACTACTCGAACGACTTAGATACCTTACACAAGAATGGCATCACCATTTGTTTAATTCGCTCATTCTTAAGCGACCCCGCAGATATTGGACAATGTATTACCGCGCAGGTCTCTCAGCCACTACTCGGCTTACGCTTAATAAAAGCGATTGAACTTTGCGATTCGCAAGGCTTAGTCGAGTTATGCGACAAAAAACAAGTGTCTGAGGTTATTCATCATAAGATCCTTATCGTTGAAGATAATAAGATTAACCAGAAAATTGCCGGACTTCACGTAGGCAAAAGTGGCTTCGAATTTGAATTCGCTAACAATGGTCAAGAAGCCGTGGATATATTCAGTGCTAACCCACATTACGCTGCGATCTTGATGGACTGTATGATGCCAGTGATGGATGGCTTTGAAGCCACGGCGAATATTCGCCGTATAGAAAAAGAAACCAAAGCATCACGACGCATCCCTATCATTGCGTTAACAGCCAGTGTAATTGATGATGATATCCAAAAATGTTTTGACGTGGGTATGGACGACTACGTTCCGAAACCATTCAAATTTGAGATGCTAAAAGAAAAGATCTTAACTGCTGTTGAAGAGGAGCCTCTTCCACCTTCGTCTCTTACCGCCTCCACACAGTCATCAGGCAAACAAGCTATTTCAGCCCACTCCACAGTGACACCTATTCATGCAGCGAAGCAGAGCCTGACGTTACCAGAAACACCTGAGGAAGACGCAGTACCAAGTAAATCAGAAAGAATACTATTGGTCGAAGACAACCGCGTTAACCAAAAGGTTGCCTCTGTGATGCTCAAAAAGGCTGGCTATGCTTTTGAAATCGCGGATAACGGTCAAATTGCTGTCGACATGTACCAAAAAGATCACAGCTTCGACGTTATTTTAATGGATTGTATGATGCCAGTGAAAGATGGTTTCACCGCAACCAAGGAGATTCGTGCACACGAAAAAAACTTAGGCTTAAGCAAAACTCCTATCATCGCGCTTACCGCGAGTGTTATCGATGATGACATACAAAGATGCTTTGATTCAGGTATGGATGGATATGTACCAAAGCCTGTCAGGAAAGAAAAGCTATTCCATCAAATTGAAAGTGCGACCTGTTAG
- a CDS encoding DUF3131 domain-containing protein, whose protein sequence is MKLITKGNVRFTCLLFAISIFTQQWEVFADEEVSFYGTRGVITPASTPGMDEDKEIDEPKYYRRVIAPPISENTVDVQENTDIDVHPAPLISQDATSTLSKSSSPIPLSRNELLLAKKAEYYIQRNFNNKTGLWNSVQGYPHTTMWDVASGIAATLALEALGLKTRAQAHHELNKTLTTLHTIPLYKGLLPNREYSTKSAKPSGRLSDTRSNGNGWSALDIGRLLVWLKILEQQHPELISDIQKIVSRWNLDKAINNGTLYGTKLYKGKEYYRQEGRNGYLQYAAQGFKMFKFDVLLPDLKTYLESVEIDEITIAIDSRNVPFLTSDPYVLSTIEYGDSKWSQLLPFYDLHKQRWEKQNILSAYAEDAMNKNPWFAYNNVYYYGKSWTSVSPSGQPIENPQILSNKVAFGFSVLFEDEFSELLYEDVLESSLKFRGIPTGKYANGGINSSMNINTNSLVLVALWYKTKGRSPILE, encoded by the coding sequence TTGAAGCTAATCACGAAAGGAAACGTCCGTTTTACTTGTCTATTGTTTGCGATTTCAATCTTTACTCAACAATGGGAAGTATTTGCGGACGAAGAGGTTAGTTTTTATGGGACAAGAGGAGTCATCACCCCTGCCAGCACTCCAGGAATGGATGAAGACAAAGAGATTGACGAACCTAAGTACTACCGTCGAGTTATCGCTCCGCCAATATCCGAAAATACAGTAGATGTTCAAGAGAACACTGACATCGATGTTCATCCTGCTCCATTAATTAGTCAAGATGCGACAAGCACGCTATCAAAAAGCTCCTCCCCTATTCCATTAAGCCGAAATGAATTACTGCTAGCCAAAAAAGCGGAATATTACATTCAAAGGAACTTCAATAACAAAACCGGGCTTTGGAATTCAGTACAAGGCTATCCACACACAACAATGTGGGATGTTGCAAGTGGGATCGCGGCCACCTTAGCGCTCGAAGCTCTAGGTTTAAAAACAAGAGCACAAGCCCACCATGAGTTGAATAAAACATTAACGACGCTGCATACCATTCCTTTGTATAAAGGTTTACTGCCTAACCGAGAATACAGCACCAAGTCAGCTAAGCCCTCTGGTCGATTAAGCGATACGCGAAGTAACGGAAATGGGTGGTCTGCACTCGATATTGGACGGTTATTAGTTTGGCTCAAAATCTTGGAACAGCAACATCCCGAGCTCATCTCTGATATTCAAAAAATTGTGAGTCGCTGGAATCTCGATAAAGCCATCAACAACGGTACGCTTTATGGTACTAAGCTCTATAAAGGCAAAGAATATTACCGACAAGAAGGAAGAAACGGCTATCTGCAATACGCAGCTCAGGGTTTCAAAATGTTCAAGTTTGATGTACTACTCCCTGATTTGAAGACATATCTTGAAAGCGTTGAGATTGACGAGATCACCATCGCTATCGACAGCCGAAACGTGCCCTTTCTCACCAGCGATCCCTATGTCCTGTCGACCATAGAGTACGGTGATAGTAAGTGGAGCCAATTGCTTCCCTTTTATGATCTCCACAAACAGCGCTGGGAGAAACAAAATATCCTCTCGGCTTATGCTGAAGATGCGATGAATAAAAACCCTTGGTTCGCCTACAACAACGTGTATTACTACGGAAAATCTTGGACAAGTGTTAGTCCATCCGGCCAACCTATCGAAAACCCACAAATACTCAGCAATAAAGTGGCATTTGGGTTCAGCGTTCTCTTTGAAGATGAATTTAGCGAGTTGCTTTATGAAGATGTGTTAGAAAGTAGCTTAAAGTTTAGGGGGATTCCGACAGGAAAATATGCGAATGGTGGAATCAATTCATCAATGAATATTAACACCAACTCTCTTGTTCTGGTTGCCTTATGGTACAAAACGAAAGGACGCTCACCAATCTTAGAATAA